CATAATCCAGACAGCGGTTATTGCAGGTATTCAGGCGGTCAAAAAAACATCTGAGTTAATTCCGCTTTGTCATCAAATTAACTTATCAAAAGTTCAGATAGATATTGTTCCAAGCGGGCAATCTTTAGAAATTAACTGTACAGTAAAATGTACGGAAAAAACAGGGGTTGAAATGGAGGCTTTAACCGGGGTTTCTGTAAGTGCATTAACAATCTACGATATGTGCAAAGCACTTTCTCATGATGTTAAGATCACTGATGTTCAATTGAAACAAAAAACAGGAGGAAAGAATGATTATAGGTCCTAAAATATACGGTTTGGTGCTTGCTGGTGGAAAAAGCACCCGAATGGGAAAAGATAAAGGGCTGATACCGTATCACGGAATGCCACAGCGTGACTATCTATATAATTTGTTGGGTAGGGTTTGTGAAAAAACTTTTATGAGTATCAGGCCGGAACAACAGGGTGAATTTTCGGATGATATGGAAACTGTGGTAGACGAGAATACCTATAAAGGGCCGTACAACGGGCTTTTGTCCGCACACCTGCAGCATCCTGATGCTGCGTGGTTGGTATTGGCTTGTGACCTTCCGTTAATGGATCTCTTGGCATTACAAGAGTTGATTGCGGCACGCGACCCCAATAAAATAGCTACTTCTTTTGCTCAAAAAGAAGAC
This genomic interval from Zobellia roscoffensis contains the following:
- a CDS encoding NTP transferase domain-containing protein, whose amino-acid sequence is MIIGPKIYGLVLAGGKSTRMGKDKGLIPYHGMPQRDYLYNLLGRVCEKTFMSIRPEQQGEFSDDMETVVDENTYKGPYNGLLSAHLQHPDAAWLVLACDLPLMDLLALQELIAARDPNKIATSFAQKEDPLPEPLCAIWEPKAFEESISYLASGNGTCPRKYLINSDVKLVFPDNPNVLLNANSEEEYKEAIVKLAVE
- the moaC gene encoding cyclic pyranopterin monophosphate synthase MoaC yields the protein MEKKLSHIDASGNAAMVDVSEKKETARMAMASGRVEFPKEVFDTLAGQDFLGKKGSIIQTAVIAGIQAVKKTSELIPLCHQINLSKVQIDIVPSGQSLEINCTVKCTEKTGVEMEALTGVSVSALTIYDMCKALSHDVKITDVQLKQKTGGKNDYRS